The Saccharolobus shibatae B12 genomic interval GAAGAGGATCTATTTTCAATAGTTCTTCAGTACCAATGAAATACACTGTACTAGAGAATTCGATCAACTCCACAAGTCCATTAATTTTATCGATATTTTCACTGAGAAGTCCCGTAGAGTAACAGGCTAATAATGGCTGTGGTCTATCATCAAATGGAATTACGATATCGTACGGCTTACTGCATAAATAGTCTGCGAAGCTTCTAGTAAGAAACGGGAAGTCACATCCAGTGATAAAAACTCTATCCCTTCGTACGTATTTTAATCCTTCTTTAACTCCTTTAACGGGTCCTTCATATTCACCGTTTTCGACAACTAAAATTCCTTTTTTAATTCTCCTAGACGATCTAGATACCACGATAGGATTATCGAATTGTTCCAATAATCTACTTAACATTGTTTTTGAATTTACCTCGAAACAGCACTTATCGATTCCAAATCTTTTCGATAGTCCCCCAGATAGTATTATAACGTCATATGAATAGTTGTAGCTCAACTTCTTCCCCTTTCTTATAAGTTACACTCCTCTTGAGAATTGTGAATCCATTAGCTTTGGATAACTCGCTATACAAACCTACACCCCATCTAAGCGGAAATGCAGAGTTTCCTTTAACGTCAAATAAGTATATTGAATCCATGGAATGATTTACATAGATATCCTCTACGAGAGTACTTTTTACAAACCTCTTTAGATTAGCACTTAATATATTAGACAATACTGAGAGTCCAAATTCATGAAATGCAGTTATAGCAGAAACTACTTGTCCCGGTAATACCAATATTGGTTTTCCTTGAATCCTGCCTACACTACCTCTTTTGATTATGTTTACAGTTACACCATCAAATAGCATCTCTCCCAGCTTATTTATAGCTCTCTTTACGTAATCTTTTTCACCCACTGAAGATCCCCCTATAGATATTATTACATCAGAAATTTCTAAAGACTTTTCAATTTTTCCGATTACATCATTTAAATCGTCCTTCGCTACTCCCATATATTTTACACTACCGAATTTCTCGAGAATCTTAATTAGTATTGGCGAGATGGAATCTATAACCTTATTCTTCTCTGGATTTTCAAAGCTGGCTATTTCATCTCCGTTAGCAAAAATTGCAAACCTTAAATCTGAAACATTAATATGAAAAATTTGTTGTTGTAATAGAATTCCCAAATGATAAGGAGTCACTTCAGTACCTTTTCGTATTATTACTTGCCCTGCGTAAATATCTTCTCCCTCTTCCCTTATGTTCTTACCTTTTTTTACCTCTCCTTTAAATATAACATACTCTCCCTCAAGTTTAGAATTTTCAATAGGCACTACACTATCCGTATTTGTTGGTAATGGTGAACCAGTAGTTACGTAATAAGTTTCCCCCTCTTTTAATTCTGGAATGTTCAATGTATTTGGATAGAGCTTCCCTACTACTCTCAACTTTCCATATTTTAGATAGTCCTCATATTTGATAGCGTATCCATCCATTGCTGATAACGATCTTTCCGGTATACTTTTTATTGCAAGCACATCCTCTGTTACTATTTTACCTAATGCTTGAAATATATCCACATCCTTTTCTCTCTTCTTTACCTCGAAATTTGTATTGTTAATTATTTTTCTAGCTTCTTCAACTGGGATTAGTGCCACAATTTAATATTTTACTTCACATTAATATATGATATGGCGTGCATATTTCATATTGTAGGTAAAAAAGATACTGGAAAGACAAGCATTATAGAGAATATCTTAAGGGAGATTAAGAAGGATAATTTTAAGGTAGCAGTGGTTAAACATTCTCATCATAAATTGGACTTAGCTGGAAAGGATACTCATAGATATAGAAACTCTGGATCTGATTTAATTCTATTTCAAGAAGGTGAAGAAGAGTCAGTTCTTTTTATGCCTACCGTATCTTCCCTTACCTTAATTACCCTTCTCCCAGTAGATATTATCCTTATTGAGGGTTTTTCGAATGTAGATATAGGTAAGAAATACGTTATTAATAGTGTAAATGAGATTGAAGCTGTAAGCAAACAACTCATAAACGATATAAAAAGGGAGTGTCAAAAGACGATTGGAGCTTTAAGATTAGATGACGTGAAAGTAGAAGTGACATCAGATAACGCTTTATTGCTAACTCTTTATAATTTGATGAAAGTATTAGGAGTTAAAAATGTCAGTTCAGATTAGTGGATCAGAGATTATATCGCTAGATCCTAATGCGTATGTAACAGACGCTTTATACTTCATGAGAAGAAATAATGTGAGAAGATTAGTAGTGAGTAATTCCAGCAATATAATAGGTATTTTTACGATTGAGAATGCAATTAGACAAATTTTAGAAAACAGATTAGAAGTTAGACTAAATGAATTAAAGTTAAAAAGACCGATATTTATCGAGAATAATGATGTTAAAAGTATAGTGAGAACAATGATTAACGAGAACTCGGATTTTGTAATATATGGGGGGAAATATATTATAACCGAGAAGGATGTTGTAAGGTCTTTCAACTGGAGTTCGGTAAAGGAAAATATAGAAAGTATTAGTAAAGACGCAATTGTAGTTCAACCCTTCACGAAGATCTTGACTTGTATAGAAATTATGCTTAAAAACAATATTAGGCACTTGCCAGTAGTTAATGGGATTGCACTAGGCATAATAAGCGCGAGGGATATAGCCTATTCTTATGACTCAATAACTGGAAATACGATAGTTGAAAAAATTATGAATGTAAATCTAGTTACTGCAGATGATAATAATGAGGTAAATGAAGCAGTTAATTTAATGATGGAGAGAAATGTTGGCAGTCTAATAATTAAAACTAGTGTTAAGAACAAGGTTAAAATTCTTACTAACAGAGATTTAATAAAGTTGATATTTAATTATATATTGTGATATTCTCTTGTCCTATTGATGGAAGTGATGTAAACGAGAAGTTAGAGTGCGAAAAGGGTCATAGATTTAATGTAATCGAAGATCAGATTTACGATTTCTTGTTAAAGGATATTGAGGTTGATAAATTATTAGCAAGAGTAATCCCAGTTTACGAAAGTGTATGGGCTCCATTAGGGTTACTATTCACTTCTGGTAAAACTTATGCGTCTTTTCTCAGAGCAATTGGAGGGTTTATAAATGGGGATTTAGTAGTTGATGTGGGAACTGGTACAGGTAAGATTTTTGATTTTCTGAATTGTAAGACTTGTATTGGTATTGACGTATCTTTAAGGTTTTTAACATATATGAAGAGAAAGAGACCTAAAGTGATAGCAGTAAGGGCTGATGCTAACAATCTACCTCTCAAATCCGGAATTGCTGATGGGATTTCTTCTACATTAGTTTTACACATGTTATCTAATCCATCTTTTGCCATAAGGGAAATGTCTAGAGTACTGAAATCTAATGGAAAATGTAGTATCGCGGTTTTAGCTAATGTGAATTCATTAATAGCTAAGATACTATCCAGATGGTGGAAAGTAAATTTAAGACATTACGATTACTACATTAATTTACTTCAAGAGAACTCCTTAAAAGTAGTTGAAAGGAAAGAATTAGGACCTTGGGAGGTAATAAATTGTATTAAGATCTCATAAACAAAGTTGCTGAAAGAGCAAGGAAACTTAGTCCATTAATAAGCTCTAATACTTTTTCAATAATTCCAGCAACTATAGGCGTATATGCCAAAATTAATACTCCAGACATAATAAATATGAAGAATACTCCTAGGAGAGCTGTATAGTAGAGCTCACCATCACCCGCTAATAATCTAAATAACTTCTCACTGCCAGTGGCTCCAAATACTATTCTCTCTATTCCAAATACAATTCCCAACATGTAAAACAGAATGGGACTTATCCCAAAAAATAGAGCTGATTGTAATTGTTCGCTATTTATTCCAGTCTTCATGATTAAAAATGCTGAGGTAATTAATAATACTACCCCTAAGGATATGCTTATTAACCTCTTTCTTATCTGCTTATTGACATGGGCCATCCCAAAACACCAACTAATTTTTCTCCCATTTCAATATCTAGTAACTCGCCTAAAAATATTCCCCCGAGTGCACCAACAAATAATCCAGCTAACCCACCAAGATAATAACCTGCGAGTGCACCTAAAGCTCCTCCTGCTACTTTGCCAAAATTTTGATTCTTTACCTCATATATCGTTGCAAAGTTATGATCCCCATATTTGCCATATTTAGATAAATAGTAAGATAGATCTAGAATTGCCTCCTTCACTTCACTTAAATCTTTACCCTTGAATAGAGTAATGTAATATTCTTCTCCTTTATCTTTTCTAAAATAAATCGGCGTAAAACCAGCCTGTCTTAATTCCCTAAATGACGCCCCATATCCTCCCTTAATCCTAAAAATGACTTTATACACAATAAATTATTTGATAAATTTTTATATTAATGTTTTGCTTGTTCGTAGTTAGAACCTTAGCTTTATTTTTGACTTAAGGATAAAGTTATATTGAAATGGGGTCCGAGCTACAAAAGTTTTATGCGATAGCTAAGGTATATGGTTTTGAGATAGAAACGAAATTACATGACCATATATCTGCAGCAGTCGATGAGGCTATTGATAAAATAAAGTTGACCTTACGAAAAGAGGGCATGAACGGAAAGACGGTAAGTGCATTAATAGAAGTTTTCGCTAAAGATGAAAGAGCTTCAAATCTAATTGAGAGTATAAAAGCGAGGATCGCCACATAATTCATATGGTTGAACTTTCAGAACCCTTAGAAAATTACTTGAAAGAGATGTATGAGATAGAGGAAATTAAGGGCAGTGCTAAAGTTTCAGAACTAATTTCTATTTTCAATATTTCCCCCGGAACAATAAGCAAAGCACTAAACAAATTAGAAAAATTAGGATTAATAGAAAGAACTAGCGATCGAAAAATAAAGTTAACTGAAGAGGGAAAGAGAATTGCAGAAAGATTAATTAGGTCTCATAGACTTAGCGAACGTTTGTTAACAGATATAATTGGACTTGATTGGATAAGAGCTCACGAGTTAGCTCATAGGCTAGAACACATTTGGCCAGATGATATATTGGAGAAAATAGATAAATTGCTTGGTTATCCTGCAACTTGTCCTCATGGCCATCCTATAGGAAATAGGAAAAAAGTAAATGGAAAGAAATTATCTGAAATAAATATTACTGGTAAATATAAGGTTGTGATGATTGTAAGGGAGGAAGAATGGGTTTTAAGAGAAGCCACACGACTGGGATTAAAACCCGGCACAGTACTTGAAGTTATTGAAAATAATGGCACTGATATAAAAATCAAAGTAGGAGAGAGAATAGAGGAAGTTAGTAAAGTACTTGGTGATCAGGTGTTGGTGGTTGGATGAATTAATGAAAAAAATCCTAATTCATATTTACAAATACGGCCCCGATAACCCTTGGTATATGGCGAGAAGACTTTTAGGAGAAAGTGGATGGGTGGCAAAATACGACGAGAATCGAGTAGAAGAGGCTTGTAAAAGATTAGAAGAAATGGGATACTTGATTAGATTTCAAGGCTCCCTAAAAAAATCTGTAACCTCGTCTATAAAGCCGTGGTTAAAAGTTAAAGCTAGAGAACTAAATCATAAGCCAAAGGGAATTTACTATGATCTAAGTAAAGAAGGAAAAAAGATTGCATCGTTACTATATAAGGAATATAAAAGGGAGAATGGATAATTATGGATATTGTTGAAAAGATTTTAGAGTATTCAAATCCCTATAATGTTTTGCAAGAGAAAGTTAAAATAAAGGATAATTCGCTTTTATTTAACAACGAAAATATCCCATTTAACAAACCTATACTGATTTCAGTAGGGAAGGCCTCTTTGCCCATGGCGCGATTCTTTAGCGAGAGGATTGAATTAAAGGCTAAATTAATAGTAACACCGAAGGGTACTAAAGGTAAAGAGAATAACGTTATAGAAGCTGGTCATCCCTTGCCAGATGAGAACAGTATAGAGGCTGGGAAAAAGATGATAGAGCTATTAACTACTGAGGACTACGATTTAGTTATATTTGCAATTTCTGGGGGTGCGTCAGCATTAGTTGAATATTCTGAAATATCCTTAGATGAGCTGAGAATGATTAATAAGATTCTTGTTACCTCTGGAATAGGAATTAATAAAATAAATATAGTAAGGAAGCATTTATCTAAGATAAAAGGGGGTAAGATACTAGAATATATAAAAGATAAAATCCCTGTAGTGTCATTTATTGTTAGTGATGTTCCAGGTAATGACATAAGTAGTATTGGAAGTGGTCTTACTAGTATTGATACCTCTACTAACGAGAATGCATTAGAAATTTTAAAAGATATAGGATTAGAAAGATACTCCAAGTATCTGACTGAGACCCCTAAGAGTGTCTCTAGAATCGTGAAAAATTACATAATTCTAGATAACATGGAGGTACTTAAGAAGGTCGCAAACATTCTGGACAACTCTTTCATTCTCACTTCTGAAATCAGAGGAGAGGCAAGAGATGTGGGAGCTATTATTGCTTCAATTTATAATTCGTCAGAGAACTATAATGTACCTTTAAGGAGACCTTACTATTTATTACTTGGTGGGGAGCCAGAAGTTACAATTCAAGGAAAGGCAGGGAAGGGTGGAAGAAATGGAGAGGTCTGCCTATCCTTCCTCAAATACGCTAAAAAAGGAAATAGATTTGAACTATTAGGTTTAGCTACTGATGGAGTTGACGGTAACTCAGAATATGCTGGTTGTAAAGTCACTTCTGACATGAAAATAGCAGAGGATGATATAGATACTGCATTAGAGACTCACAATAGTTATGGCTTGCTAGAAAATTATGGAGGGACTATAAAAACTGGCTATACTCACACTAACGTGAATAATATTTATGTGTTAAGGGCTCCTTGAGTTCTTATCTTCTTTTGTAACATTAATACTGCCCTAGCAACAGCTTCTGGCCTTATTGGACATCCAGGAACGTATAAATCAACTGGAATTCCAAGGTCTGAGGGAAGTACGGTATTATAAGAATTCCAGAAGATTCCTCCTTCGAGTATACAAGCTCCAAGGGCGATAACGAACTTCGGTTCTGGCATCTGGTCATATACAATTCTCGCTGCTCTACCCATTTTTCTGCTTAGTGTACCTTCTAGTATAAGTATATTCGATTGTCTAGCTGAGGAGAACGGCAGCATTCCATACCTTTCTGCATCAAATCTTGCGGCTGCAAAAGCTCCAAATTCTGTACCACAGCAAGATGTAGTAAAGTGAGGTGGCCAGAGAGAAAATGAAATACCCCAATCGATTATTGATTTTATTGGTTTCCTATTAATTAACCATTGAGCTGCCTTTTTGGCTACTTCATTTAAGTTACCAACTAAAATAGTCTGTTCTGTCATTGCTATACTCTATTTTATCATTCCCTTAAATAACTTTATTCAGA includes:
- the mobB gene encoding molybdopterin-guanine dinucleotide biosynthesis protein B yields the protein MACIFHIVGKKDTGKTSIIENILREIKKDNFKVAVVKHSHHKLDLAGKDTHRYRNSGSDLILFQEGEEESVLFMPTVSSLTLITLLPVDIILIEGFSNVDIGKKYVINSVNEIEAVSKQLINDIKRECQKTIGALRLDDVKVEVTSDNALLLTLYNLMKVLGVKNVSSD
- a CDS encoding metal-dependent transcriptional regulator produces the protein MVELSEPLENYLKEMYEIEEIKGSAKVSELISIFNISPGTISKALNKLEKLGLIERTSDRKIKLTEEGKRIAERLIRSHRLSERLLTDIIGLDWIRAHELAHRLEHIWPDDILEKIDKLLGYPATCPHGHPIGNRKKVNGKKLSEINITGKYKVVMIVREEEWVLREATRLGLKPGTVLEVIENNGTDIKIKVGERIEEVSKVLGDQVLVVG
- a CDS encoding glycerate 2-kinase, producing the protein MDIVEKILEYSNPYNVLQEKVKIKDNSLLFNNENIPFNKPILISVGKASLPMARFFSERIELKAKLIVTPKGTKGKENNVIEAGHPLPDENSIEAGKKMIELLTTEDYDLVIFAISGGASALVEYSEISLDELRMINKILVTSGIGINKINIVRKHLSKIKGGKILEYIKDKIPVVSFIVSDVPGNDISSIGSGLTSIDTSTNENALEILKDIGLERYSKYLTETPKSVSRIVKNYIILDNMEVLKKVANILDNSFILTSEIRGEARDVGAIIASIYNSSENYNVPLRRPYYLLLGGEPEVTIQGKAGKGGRNGEVCLSFLKYAKKGNRFELLGLATDGVDGNSEYAGCKVTSDMKIAEDDIDTALETHNSYGLLENYGGTIKTGYTHTNVNNIYVLRAP
- a CDS encoding molybdenum cofactor guanylyltransferase codes for the protein MSYNYSYDVIILSGGLSKRFGIDKCCFEVNSKTMLSRLLEQFDNPIVVSRSSRRIKKGILVVENGEYEGPVKGVKEGLKYVRRDRVFITGCDFPFLTRSFADYLCSKPYDIVIPFDDRPQPLLACYSTGLLSENIDKINGLVELIEFSSTVYFIGTEELLKIDPLLYSLININSIIDLIYRPIRIKTRSNLIIR
- a CDS encoding CBS domain-containing protein; translated protein: MSVQISGSEIISLDPNAYVTDALYFMRRNNVRRLVVSNSSNIIGIFTIENAIRQILENRLEVRLNELKLKRPIFIENNDVKSIVRTMINENSDFVIYGGKYIITEKDVVRSFNWSSVKENIESISKDAIVVQPFTKILTCIEIMLKNNIRHLPVVNGIALGIISARDIAYSYDSITGNTIVEKIMNVNLVTADDNNEVNEAVNLMMERNVGSLIIKTSVKNKVKILTNRDLIKLIFNYIL
- a CDS encoding class I SAM-dependent methyltransferase → MIFSCPIDGSDVNEKLECEKGHRFNVIEDQIYDFLLKDIEVDKLLARVIPVYESVWAPLGLLFTSGKTYASFLRAIGGFINGDLVVDVGTGTGKIFDFLNCKTCIGIDVSLRFLTYMKRKRPKVIAVRADANNLPLKSGIADGISSTLVLHMLSNPSFAIREMSRVLKSNGKCSIAVLANVNSLIAKILSRWWKVNLRHYDYYINLLQENSLKVVERKELGPWEVINCIKIS
- a CDS encoding molybdopterin molybdotransferase MoeA, whose amino-acid sequence is MALIPVEEARKIINNTNFEVKKREKDVDIFQALGKIVTEDVLAIKSIPERSLSAMDGYAIKYEDYLKYGKLRVVGKLYPNTLNIPELKEGETYYVTTGSPLPTNTDSVVPIENSKLEGEYVIFKGEVKKGKNIREEGEDIYAGQVIIRKGTEVTPYHLGILLQQQIFHINVSDLRFAIFANGDEIASFENPEKNKVIDSISPILIKILEKFGSVKYMGVAKDDLNDVIGKIEKSLEISDVIISIGGSSVGEKDYVKRAINKLGEMLFDGVTVNIIKRGSVGRIQGKPILVLPGQVVSAITAFHEFGLSVLSNILSANLKRFVKSTLVEDIYVNHSMDSIYLFDVKGNSAFPLRWGVGLYSELSKANGFTILKRSVTYKKGEEVELQLFI
- a CDS encoding NADH-quinone oxidoreductase subunit B, whose translation is MTEQTILVGNLNEVAKKAAQWLINRKPIKSIIDWGISFSLWPPHFTTSCCGTEFGAFAAARFDAERYGMLPFSSARQSNILILEGTLSRKMGRAARIVYDQMPEPKFVIALGACILEGGIFWNSYNTVLPSDLGIPVDLYVPGCPIRPEAVARAVLMLQKKIRTQGALNT